Proteins found in one Taeniopygia guttata chromosome 27, bTaeGut7.mat, whole genome shotgun sequence genomic segment:
- the LOC140680694 gene encoding uncharacterized protein, producing the protein MPSQEVVYEQSTSIWTSDRLYNAIKVVNVTKDTEVTCTAKSHNSTITTQPEEEAEEPVTGASDTVCNSTDPSAQDPEGQRVNMLSMAVLGLRVLLAKSIAFNVLMSIKLFLF; encoded by the exons ATGCCTTCTCAGGAGGTCGTATATGAGCAGAGCACATCCATTTGGACGTCAGACAGGTTGTACAATGCAATTAAAGTGGTCAATGTGACAAAAGACACAGAGGTGACCTGCACGGCCAAATCCCACAACAGCACGATAACAACACAGCCAG AAGAAGAGGCTGAAGAGCCGGTAACAGGAGCCAGTGACACGGTTTGCAACAGCACAGACCCCTCAGCACAAG ACCCTGAAGGGCAGAGAGTGAACATGCTgtccatggctgtgctgggtttgAGAGTCCTGCTGGCAAAGAGCATCGCCTTCAATGTCCTCATGAGTATcaagttgtttcttttctga
- the LOC101233001 gene encoding T cell receptor alpha chain MC.7.G5-like: MWSALCVGFLPIVAVTGQVALEQQPREVTVQEGLEVTLQCSLKGGDMSSYDMYWYRQGPHGMQYISMGSYNYGEGFKDRFIGKKENSKNNFTLQILAAEQGDPAMYYCGAKTTGHSKLLFELSSAIRCGGKYAIKAYKLIFGPGTSLTVVPNISESSVPQVIVIKSKKLKEGGSTGKAACLARNFLTKNISLEMPSQEVVYEQSTSIWTSEALYNTIKVVNVTKDTEVTCTAKSHNSTITTQPEEEAEEPVTGASDRVCNSTDPSAQDPEGQRVNMLSMAVLGLRVLLAKSIAFNVLMSIKLFLF; encoded by the exons ATGTGGAGTGCCCTGTGCGTGGGCTTCTTGCCCATTGTAG cagtcACTGGCCAGGTGgccttggagcagcagcccagggaagTGACCGTGCAAGAAGGACTTGAAGTCACCTTGCAGTGCTCCCTTAAGGGAGGTGATATGAGCAGCTATGACATGTACTGGTACCGTCAGGGCCCTCACGGCATGCAGTATATATCCATGGGTAGTTATAACTATGGAGAAGGTTTCAAAGATCGCTTTATTGGAAAAAAGGAGAACTCCAAGAACAACTTCACACTGCAGatcctggcagcagagcaagGAGACCCAGCAATGTATTACTGTGGAGCAAAAACCACC GGGCACAGCAAGCTGCTGTTTGAGTTGTCCTCTGCAATTAGATGTGGGGGAAAATATGCAATTAAGgctt ATAAGCTTATCTTTGGACCAGGGACATCTCTCACAGTTGTACCAA ACATTTCAGAAAGTTCTGTCCCTCAAGTCATTGTGATAAAATCAAAGAAACTGAAAGAAGGGGGAAgcactggaaaagcagcttgTTTGGCAAGGAACTTCCTTACAAAGAACATCAGCTTGGAGATGCCTTCTCAGGAGGTCGTATATGAGCAGAGCACATCCATTTGGACGTCAGAGGCATTGTACAACACAATTAAAGTGGTCAATGTGACAAAAGACACAGAGGTGACCTGCACGGCCAAATCCCACAACAGCACGATAACAACACAGCCAG AAGAAGAGGCTGAAGAGCCGGTAACAGGAGCCAGTGACAGAGTTTGCAACAGCACAGACCCCTCAGCACAAG ACCCTGAAGGGCAGAGAGTGAACATGCTgtccatggctgtgctgggtttgAGAGTCCTGCTGGCAAAGAGCATCGCCTTCAATGTCCTCATGAGTATcaagttgtttcttttctga